The Apium graveolens cultivar Ventura chromosome 6, ASM990537v1, whole genome shotgun sequence genome contains a region encoding:
- the LOC141667130 gene encoding bifunctional dTDP-4-dehydrorhamnose 3,5-epimerase/dTDP-4-dehydrorhamnose reductase-like has translation MGFPANNTPLNFLIYGRTGWIGGLLGKLCEAQGISYSYGSGRLENRASIENDIATVKPTHVFNAAGVTGRPNVDWCESHKVETIRANVVGTLTLADVCNEKGLIVVNFATGCIFEYDDAHPEGSGIGFKEEDTPNFIGSYYSKTKAMVEDLLRNYANVCTLRVRMPITSDLSNPRNFITKITRYDKVVNIPNSMTILDELLPISIEMAKRNLTGIWNFTNPGVVSHNEILEMYRDYIDPKFTWKNFNLEEQAKVIIAPRSNNELDASKLKTEFPELLSIKESLIKYVFKPNQKTTVA, from the exons atggGTTTTCCAGCCAATAACACCCCACTAAACTTCTTGATCTATGGTCGCACTGGTTGGATTGGTGGGCTTCTTGGCAAGCTCTGCGAGGCCCAAGGCATCAGCTACTCATATGGCTCTGGGCGTCTTGAAAATCGAGCTTCCATTGAAAATGACATAGCCACTGTCAAGCCCACCCATGTTTTTAACGCTGCAGGTGTGACTGGGAGGCCAAATGTTGATTGGTGTGAGTCACATAAGGTGGAGACTATAAGGGCTAATGTGGTGGGTACTTTGACACTGGCTGATGTGTGTAATGAAAAGGGGTTGATTGTGGTTAATTTTGCAACTGGGTGTATTTTTGAGTATGATGATGCTCATCCTGAAGGCTCTGGTATTGGATTTAAGGAGGAAGATACTCCTAATTTTATTGGTTCTTATTATTCCAAGACTAAGGCTATG GTGGAAGATTTGCTTAGAAACTATGCAAATGTATGCACTCTACGTGTCAGGATGCCGATCACATCTGATTTATCCAACCCCCGCAACTTTATCACAAAGATCACCCGATATGATAAAGTGGTCAATATACCAAACTCGATGACAATCTTGGATGAACTCCTCCCCATTTCAATCGAGATGGCAAAGCGAAACCTTACTGGAATCTGGAATTTCACAAACCCGGGAGTAGTCAGCCACAATGAGATTCTAGAGATGTATAGGGATTACATTGACCCAAAATTTACTTGGAAAAATTTTAATCTTGAAGAGCAGGCGAAAGTTATCATCGCACCGAGGAGCAACAATGAACTTGATGCCTCCAAGCTGAAGACGGAATTCCCAGAACTCTTATCCATCAAAGAGTCCCTCATTAAATATGTGTTCAAGCCGAATCAGAAGACCACTGTGGCTTGA